From Balearica regulorum gibbericeps isolate bBalReg1 chromosome 28, bBalReg1.pri, whole genome shotgun sequence:
TGTTTTATTCACTGCTGCAGAATATGAGTTAGATTATCGTGTTACAGAGAAAATTTTCTAGGCGGGACAAGCTCAGGTGCTGCATCTCAAGTTGTTACTgtgtttgctttggaaatgtcaTACCATGTTAGACTAGGTTCTATGTATTCAGGCAGCATGTATGCAAGAACACATAGAACTAGACAATAAAACAGCAGTGTAAAAAACAGTGCACGGTAGAGTACATGTGCTCCAAACAAAAGAACCATCTGtatcttctctttcttgatTTATAAACTTGCATCTGTTAATATCTGTCACTGAATAGCTGGAATAAGTTGGTCCCgcaggaaaaagaagaatatgAGATATTTTTGCAGGACACTAAGTATTTGCTACTGCtgacagagaaaatgtatttcaataccaaattttttaaaattgaaaccAGAATTGTAGTGTCTGTTGTGCAcacagggaaaagggaagaggcaggaaGGCTCTGAAGAGAGCAAGAGCTTTTATAGCTTCCTCAGGCTGCCTGGAGGATCTGAGACCTTCTTACACATTTACTGACTagttcctgccttttttttttttttttttttttcccctcatatgGCAGGGTTCCCACTAGTGtaattgttttgtttactgtttATGTTTATTGCCTGGACTTATCCTGGCGTTGGATGAAAACCATGATCCATGATgtctctttcatcttttttgttaGCATCCATTAAATATGCGTGGCTCCATTTTACTGACTCCACCTTCCCAAAATGTGGATGAGTCAAAATTCAATTTGGTTAGGAATTTTGTCTGCTCTTTAGCATTTTCGTCACACTGGCCCATGGGAATACCACCTGCTGTCACAGCAAGAGCTTTTAATTTAAGTCCTGAGTATGCAATTTCATCCCTGATAAGTGACTGTGAGATTTAGGATCACTACTCTTTGTAATATTCCAATGACCAATATCCCAAATCTTTCAGCTCCTGGGATGTGGGAATTGAGCCAGCCAGGCTAACCTGACATATGATCACCTTCAGGAGGGGacctgttggttttttttatcttcactATACCTTTTGAtgagtttgttttcaaaaccacaTGCTTCTCTTATGGTTAATAGATAGTTATTGCTATAAAGGAATATatgttttaacattttgatACCATAgcagtgtgtttgtgtgtgcgcGTTGGTGAAAGACTGGTAAATCTCAAGGGATAGGAGAGCTCCACCAGTCGTGTCACTGATGGGGGTCATCATATATCTAAGGACATCCAGTGACTGATGATTGGAATGGGTTTTTTAACATGTGATTTTGtgcaaatatgtatttctattttaagtaaAGAATGGATGGATGGACTCCAGTTTATTACATCAAATAATGTGAGGAAGTTCATGAAATTCATTAGTAATCCTGGTCACAAATTTTAAATGCTGATCATGTTCAAATAGTGTCACatactttcactttttttgatAGTGCATTATTTGCATGTCTGAGACATTGATGAAAATATGTTGTGAACTTTGAAGACTTTTGTTCTTCAAAAGTGTACAATCAGCATTTATTTCCCAGGAGATCTTCATGAAGATACTCACAGTTCAGAGATAATTTGCATGTCTCTAGCTAAGTGATTTAAACATTAGGAGAGGAGAGATTGGAATACTGATCCTTGCCCTAAAGTCTGCTTATGCATTGCatgcaattactttttaatctagaaattgtctttgaaaaagaaattgaattgtTGCACATTGCAATGTTCTTTAAAACCATGCAAAATGAGGACAACattatttgctttcaaaagagcaaaaaagaacaagaatatTATAAACTTCTCTAAGTAGCTGCCATTAATTTGGAGTATAATTTCGTATAATAGTGCACGACACAGTaggggaaaataataatttaaggGCAAATGTAAAACTCTTTGGTGACTTTAATGACCCTGTAGGTAAGCTTGTGCAAGACTTTGAGCACCAGTGTCTCTGACTAGCCTAAAATTCATATGCATCCTCAATCTGACCTGAATTGTTTTCCTGGAGTTTGATGTAGGAAGAAAGCTAAACCGGCAGACTCCTAGATTAAGGACTTTGACGCTCAGTTCCCAAATTGAAGAGCTGTGTCTCAAATTCCTTCGTGGAAGTGTAGtagtttaatattaaatgaaTAGATCAGACTGCTAATACTCTTTCATCCTATCTCCTGAGTCAAGAAAGTAAAATTATATGGTCCCTCAAATAATCTATTCTCCAGTAAATACCTTTGAGACTCGTAAAGTGCAATCAGTTCTGCAAAGTGTTTTCTGtaacaatattattttctgaatttgtctGGCTGTTTGAGAGGACTATGACAAACCTACAGTCCATTTCAGAGTCAGAAATAGTAACTTCTGGCTTTTTCAGAGCGTGACGTGCCAAAAATTTATCCTCTCCATGAAGAGGGAAGGGGGATTTCACAGGGGAGTTCACATGTGTCTTTCCTAATATATGTAGTCATCTGTGTCAAATGACCTACATTGCATATATTGTTCTTAGAAtgcaaaataattcctttaGTAACCCAGATGAATCAGTTGATCTGACCAGGAATTAACTGGGCTCataatattttaagataaaagaaACCTCTATAGTGGAATGCCTACATTATGGTGAGGAAATTAAATCAAggtaaaaaatacaaacagtgaggaaaaagtaaatCCTCAGATGGGAATATTTTGCATACAAGAAGTCTTTAGCAATTGGCTGGTAAATAGCTACACGCACAAAGTATGTCTCAGGTCCTCAGGCAGTCTAGGACACAATATAAAAGCCAGCACAGAGAGAGCAGCTGCCATCCACTTCTGCTTTATCCTCCTTGGTGAAAAGGGTAAGTCTGAATCTCCTTACTATCCTTCAGTGCCCTGAATTGTTGCcttcattgtattttatttttacactgtcTTGTCTGTGGCAGTCTAAAGTTTATGCTCTTTATCAGTGTGTGTGGGAGACTTGCAGGTAGCTCTTTCTCTAAAAGAAAGTAGCTGTTCTTTGAAGGGTGGCAATTGCTGGATATAGGACTTTGGActcagttttcatttgtatCACTGAATCATTCCGTTCCAAGATGTTCAAATCTCTGTGTGTGAATTATTCAGCAACTAGAAGTGAATGTGGAGAATCTGTACAGAGGTTTTGGCTTTCTTGGAGATTTTTCTGTAGATAAGTGGGCTTAATTATTCCAAAGTGTGCTGAGCAATATTGAAAGTATATCCCTTCTTGCACCAAGATACCATGAAAATAATTCTCCTCCATTCCTAAGAACTTTGGgaccaaaaatatttgaatCATCTCCttctaaaatgctttgaatACTTTGGCACTAGACCTCCATTGCAGCACCTCCATAACCTGTAACTGAAATATCAATAGTAAAGCTTCTATCATCTGCTCTATTTGCTTATCAAATGATTTTGGACACTATCAACTCCCATTCCCACCCCTTtcagaaacaggcagaaagcagctttctctATAAGACTGATGTAAGAggaaataaggaaggaaaaaaaaaaaaaaaaaaaaggacgaGGGGGGTGTCATTAAATAAGAATtaggcagaatatttttttcttttgctgtttaagACATAAGCCCATCTGTGGGGAGGATAACATCTCCCTTTCACAAGGAAGTGCCACATTGTCAGACTATGCTCCTCACTTCTACCTGCTgagaagtttttttcttcttccctctgttgTGGGGTGAAGTTTCTCCTAGTTGTCTCATACGGGAGATCATAAGACTTGTCCCTCGCTTTCCACCCATTGCAGAGCTGCATATGTGCTGGAGGAGTGTTGTGGGAAATGAGCTGTCCAAGACTGCTCAGGAACAGGTAGAGCTACCCCTTGAGCTGTCCTCTGTAGCACAGAGGAGTTTGGGCTTCACTGAAGTCTCCTTTCAATCTAAAACTAACACATTATTCCATTCTCCAGGTAGTCTCTAGTTAGTTTCTTGCATTCTTCATCATCTTAGCAGCTTAATTACACGACTGTAATTACAACTTCTTTCTTCTATTTACTTCCTCCCCTGTGTTTCAGACTTCATTCCATCCCGCAGACATGTCCTGCTACGACCTGTGTGCTCCCACCACCTGCGGCCCAACCCCGCTGGCAAACAGCTGTAACGAGCCCTGCGTCAGGCAGTGCCAGGACTCGACATACGTGATCCAGCCCTCTCCTGTGGTGGTGACCCTGCCTGGCCCgatcctcagctccttcccacaaAATACCACTGTGGGATCCTCAGCATCTGCAGCTGTAGGGGATGCTCTCAGTGCTGGAGGGGTCCCTATCTCCTCTGGCAGCTCCCTGGGACTCGGGAGCCTTGGATATTCAGGTCTAGGGGGCCTTTATGGGAGGTCCTACCGTCGTTACAACCGGTGTGGGCCATGATAATGCCTTGGGGAAAAACCATAAAGGAACAACCAGAAGCTTAAAAGCGTGATCCGGATGCAGGACTGAGTTCATGACCATGGTCATATGCTTGCTGACCACCCTCAGCTTTTCCCTAAGCTAATGGGACTGCAGGAGCTTGGCATTTCTGATTTAATGCCCTTTTCTGTTATCAATGAGgtgaaaaatgtaacttttatcGTTGCATACAGGAGTTGGGTGTCCAGCTGTAAAGCATTGCCTTGAAATGGATGATTAGTTTTATCCATATTCAACCCTACTGCTTTCTTAtgctgtacatttttttaaaattctacttCTCATTAAATTTATGGTGCATCATAATATGTGTCTCGCAatgttcttcctctctcttcctctttggaGCCTTCTCTGGGAGAAATTTGCCTACGCATAAATTGTCAGCACTAGGCAGATCTTCATTTAAATCATACCATACCAGTTAAGGAGGGAATCACAGGTAAATGTAAGCAATGAGTAATACACCTTTTTTGATAGGGTATATTTTCCCTTAGTCACATTTCTTTTAAGTacaatatgaaataataattccTGGCTAACAATCAATGGGGAGAAAGAGGTGGGAAAGCTAATGCTGTCTTACAGGCACTATCTTGGTATTCTAATTCCTTGGAGCTCATAAAATCCCAGCAATCTCTGGTATTATTTTCATAATCACTTTTTACATTATGAAGAAGATTTTGCCATTAACATAGAATGACAGTAAATATCAGgaataccatttaaaaaatcaagaaattaaagaaaaaattatgtatgATTCTTCCTTTGTTGGCTTGCTAGTTTAGGAATGCTGCAATTATGTGATAATTGGTTGCTAAATTATGTGGTGATTTGGGGGCCTTTGGGGTGTCACCAGAAATCCTCAGAGCAATAACAATTACCCTGCCTGTTCCGAATCTTGAGGAAGATAATGACTGCTAAATTGCTAAACAAACATTCATTAACACAATGCTGTTGATGCCTTAAGGATCCCAATTAAACTTTCATTCCacattttaaagagagattGAGCAGGGCAGATTGTTTGATAAATTATCTCAGCACAGGAGGGAGTTTTGCTCCCAGAGGAGGctgaagaacaaatgaaaagcagagaggctCTTGTGCAACACCAAGGGGTTTTAATGTGAAGGAGAAGCATAGTACccaattacagaaaatgaaggcaaTACAAGGGGAAATGTGTGAGGCAGGTATCACACTCTGGTACCAGTGCCCTGCTCAGGACACAGGGGACAGCCGAGGTGATGGAGGGATGCAGGGGATACCGAGGCTCAGCCGTGCAGCCAGGGCACACCGTGGCATAGAGGAGTGGGCTGCTGGGCACACacagcttcctcctctccccatgccagggcagctgaTGCATGCTGCTGGTCCCCGTGGCTCTTGCTCCATGTCCTCATGCCATGGGCCTTGCTTCAGGGCTGTTGCTGGTTCTGGGCAGCACCCTGGGGGCTTTAGAAAGACCCACAGCTTCCACGGCGGGACCTGCCCCACCTCTGGGCACCAGGGAGGTAATATCCCATGCCACAGGAGGAGAAGCCAGAGCTGTAGGACCTCCCGCAATTGCCAAAGCCGCTGGACCCATACTGGCCCCCATAGCCCAGGGAGCCCCCGTAGCCCATGTCGTCTCCATAACCTAGAGAACGGCCATACCCAAGTGAGCTCCTACAGCCTCCGTAGCCTCCCAAGCCAAAGGAGCTGCCGTAGCCCCGGGAGCCCCCGTAGCCCAGGGAGCCCCCGTAGCCCAGGGAGCCCCCATAGCCCCCCAAACCAAAGGAGCTCCCATAGCCCCGGGAGCCCCCATAGCCCCCCAAACCAAAGGAGCTCCCATAGCCCCGGGAGCCCCCATAGCCAGAGGACACCCCTAAGCCCAGGGAGCTCCCATAGCTGCCCAAGGAGCCCCCATAGCCCTGGGAGCTTCGGGAACTGAAGGAACTCCCCAACCAAGCTGGGCCTGACGATCCCACAACACTCTCCTGAGGAAAAGAGCTGAGTATGGGTCCTGGGACTGTCACCACAGCTGGTGGTGGGAGGATCACTGCTCTGGAGTCGGGGCATTGCTGCACACACGGCTCATTGTAGGTCTCGGCAATTGGCTGAGGGCAGGTCACCCCACAGGGTCTGTAGGACTCGCTGTAGCAAGACATCCTTCTTGTGATGGCTGTGGATCTGCAATGCACAGCAGTAAGGAGGTTTGAGATGCAGAACTTTTCACCTGACTCTAGATGCCTGTATTTGGTTCATAGTCAGTGGAAATTGTGACAGCTCAGAGTTCATTACCTTGCAAACTATACCTACATCTGGTCACATAAGTCACATCCTAGACTCTGTTTACTGTCCGGATTCTCTAGATGTCATACACAAATGCAGACATCTAGTGTCATATATGGTGAATCCCACACTTGACATCACCCGTGTTGCTTGTAGCATGATGAATCTAATTTATTAAGACCAGCTGAAACAGACTGAAGTTTGGTAATATATTTCCAGCAAGGTAAGAAGAGTTAGATATAGCCAGCTATTTCTACAGTTTCATATTGCTTCCTCAGTAACACTTAACTTCCAAATAGGGATATTTGCCCTTATGGGGCAAGTACTACCGCAAGGTGGTAGATACTATGATCactctgatatttttaaattttataatgCATATAGATCCTGAAGTGGAACTAAAATGTGTGAGAAATGGTTATTCAAAGTGGCGTAGTAAAACTTCCCATTTTGTTCTAAGAGTAACACCTTCTGACACCCACAGTTCTCTAACCTGTCACTCCATAGCGTCATATAGAATTTagcatcaacagaaaaaaagcttaagaaGGAGAGAGGTTGAGCCAAATCAGACTTACCCTCTTCACCAAGGAGAATAAGCCAGGAGATGTGGATAGAGAGGCTCAGAGTGGAGACAGCTTTTATACATTTCTCAAACTGCTTACAGATATGAAACACCCTTTGTGCCTCAGGTCCTACATAGTAACAAAACAATCTTCACATTGAGGGATTtaattttgcttgctttgcacTGCCACTCCCCACCTTCAAAACCAGGTGTGATACAATGACAGTACCAATTTATGGGCACTGGTCTGGTGAATGACAAGATCTCTCAGACATCTAATACCCAGCACTAGCATTGGGGCATCTGCTATTTAACTCCACTCTAAGTTTTAAGATACTAAGTTTGATTTTTAAGGTAGATGAGTAAGGATCAATTAAAGttatctgtcttttaaaaatagtgccATTTAAGTGAATACTACAAAAATATGTGCAAGCTAGATAAAAAGAGGGAGAGGTAATAGAAAGAATTTTAGGTATCTGTATCTGGTTTAGAAACATAGGGTTTTTAACATCTGTATTTGCAGATCAAATACCATTAATTACTTATGAATTAAAAGGTGGATTCCACtgttatttttactgctgtctTTGAAATGTCATTGAGGCAGAGACACTTCAGAGGTGTTCCAGATCCTCCTAGGAATGATAAAAGGCTTCACAAACACCCACTAAAAATTCATATTTGATGTGTGGTACCATTGTTATACACAAACACGCAACTGTCAGCACGCAAATCTTCTGTAAGAGCATCAATTTAGAGATGTGTGAATGAAGTGCTCTGTGTCATTAGGTACAGCTTCATGCATAAGAGAGGAGGTCATTTAGAGGTGAGAACTAGTGATCTGGAGAGGGTAAGTGCAGAGATTTTAGGACATCAGTTTGAGAACCCATGTTTTTCAGAACATGGACAGATAGCTGGTTAAGTCTGaaaattcagataatttttaatgGGGCTCTTTCCCACCCACCCCTAGAATTTAAGGCAACAGACATTTCAGGCATATTAGCAAAATACTGGCTCAGAAAGGGAGATGAAGCTACTATcttgtgatgggttgaccctggctgagggccaggtgcccaccagaactgctctatcactcccctctttcattagacgggagaaaaagtacaacgaaaaaagaaaaaaaaaacttacgggtcgagataaggacagggagagatcattcactaattatcatcacgagcaaaacagactaaacttagagagggaattcatcgtatttattactaagcaaaacagagtagaggaatgagaaataaaatcaaaccttaaaacacctgcccccacccctcccatcttcccgggctcaacttcactcccagcttcaacctccgcccccaccagcggcacagggggatggggagtgggggttacggtcagttcatcacgcggtgtttctgccgcttcttcatcctcagggggaggactccaatcatcgttcccctgctccagcatggggtccctctaacgggagacagtccttcacgaccttctccaacgtgagtccttcccacgggctacagtccttcacgaactgctccagcgtgggtctcctccgtggggtgcagaccttcaggaccaaactgctccagcgtgggtcccccacagggtcacaagtcctgccagcaaacctgctctggcgtgggctcctctctccacggggccacaggtcctgccaggagcttgctccagcgcgggcttcccacggggtcacagcctccttcaggtgcctccacctgctccggcgtggggtcctccacgggctgcaggtggaatctctacaccccttcatcctccctccatgggctgcagggggacagcctgcttcaccatggtcttcaccacaggctgcaggggagtcttgctctggcgcctggagcacctcctgcccctccttctgcactgacctgggtgtctgcagagtttcttacatcttctcactcctctctccagctgcaaaagctctctctgactgttttttttccttcttcactatgttatcccagaggcgctgattggcttggccttggccagcggcgggtccgtcttggagccggctggcattggctctatcagacacaggggaagcttctagcagcttctcacagaagccacccctgtagccccccccgctaccacaaccttgccacacaaaaccaacacatatcTATAGTCTGTAGCATGGACATGTCGTAACCTTCCCAAACATATTAATACTTAGTAAAATAAAGAACTTGGAATCATGAATGAAAATCAAATCATTGTGAGCATTGAAGTTGcaaatcacagttttgttaGGGAATCAAAAGGAGTCACATTGGctggcatatttttaaatgatgctgTTTCATAACAAGGGAGCTTCTAAATCCTGCCCTTCTTCATTTAATATGATAATAACAGAAATTGCAAGCACTAAGTATTAATGAGTATTTGTGAAGCAGCTTAAAGTCATTATCTTCCAGGTGCCTCTCATTATTACCAGCAAATCCTGATGACACTTCAAAGGCACAGCTATCTTACAATTTAGAGGTAATTTATGGGCTATCTTTTGCAATAttgtaaaattagaaaacaagCAATTTGCAAATAACTGTATGATGCCACAGACTCATCCCattaaaatatatcctttttaaatactattttatgAATTTCCTACTTCTTCTTAAGTGGTCAGTACTTCAGGGgtgtgaggaaagaaaattaggattgtttttaaatgtatatcTAACTGAACTTCTAGAAGTAgagatttcaaatgaaattttgaaatgtttggtATTAGCTTCAGAGACCCTGCCAGCGGTTCTGGCTATATCAATAAcaccttttctgcctctttggAAGTGTCACTTAGCCAGCCATTCCTCCGCTAACCTAGTGTCATCTGAAT
This genomic window contains:
- the LOC142598429 gene encoding uncharacterized protein LOC142598429, translated to MSCYSESYRPCGVTCPQPIAETYNEPCVQQCPDSRAVILPPPAVVTVPGPILSSFPQESVVGSSGPAWLGSSFSSRSSQGYGGSLGSYGSSLGLGVSSGYGGSRGYGSSFGLGGYGGSRGYGSSFGLGGYGGSLGYGGSLGYGGSRGYGSSFGLGGYGGCRSSLGYGRSLGYGDDMGYGGSLGYGGQYGSSGFGNCGRSYSSGFSSCGMGYYLPGAQRWGRSRRGSCGSF